The following proteins are encoded in a genomic region of Micromonospora olivasterospora:
- a CDS encoding mechanosensitive ion channel family protein yields MPTTLAVGQVNIGAALTDFWRSVLLFVPRAVAFIVILVVGWLVARAVLKIVDKVLERVGFDRWVERGGVKRALERTKYDASSILARLAYYAVLLFTLQFAFGVWGPNAISDLIRGVVSWLPRAFVAIVIVVIAAAIANAVRDLVTGALGGLSYGRFLADVTAIFILALGIIAALNQVGIATTVTTPVLIAVLATVAGILVVGVGGGLVKPMQSRWENWLNRAAEESRAIRERREAEAAGRGDVERQMADRAAAERARAMSHPESMSGARGGRGEETQQFPRPTG; encoded by the coding sequence ATGCCGACAACCCTCGCGGTCGGGCAGGTCAACATCGGGGCCGCCCTGACCGACTTCTGGAGATCAGTGCTGCTGTTCGTCCCGAGGGCCGTTGCCTTCATCGTGATCCTCGTGGTGGGCTGGCTCGTCGCCAGAGCGGTGCTCAAGATCGTGGACAAGGTGCTGGAACGGGTCGGGTTCGACCGGTGGGTGGAGCGCGGTGGCGTCAAGCGGGCGCTGGAGCGCACCAAGTACGACGCCAGCAGCATCCTGGCGCGGTTGGCGTACTACGCCGTGCTGCTGTTCACCCTGCAGTTCGCCTTCGGCGTGTGGGGTCCGAACGCGATCAGCGACCTGATCCGGGGCGTCGTCTCCTGGCTGCCGCGGGCGTTCGTCGCGATCGTCATCGTGGTGATCGCCGCCGCCATCGCCAACGCCGTACGCGACCTGGTCACCGGCGCGCTCGGCGGGCTGTCCTACGGGCGGTTCCTGGCCGACGTGACGGCGATCTTCATCCTGGCGCTCGGCATCATCGCGGCCCTGAACCAGGTGGGCATCGCCACCACCGTGACCACCCCGGTGCTGATCGCGGTGCTCGCCACGGTGGCCGGCATCCTGGTCGTCGGCGTGGGCGGCGGCCTGGTGAAGCCGATGCAGAGCAGGTGGGAGAACTGGCTGAACCGCGCCGCCGAGGAGTCCCGGGCGATCCGGGAGCGCCGGGAGGCCGAGGCCGCCGGGCGGGGCGACGTGGAGCGGCAGATGGCCGACCGGGCGGCGGCCGAGCGCGCCCGCGCCATGTCGCACCCGGAGTCGATGTCCGGGGCCCGGGGCGGCCGGGGCGAGGAGACCCAGCAGTTCCCGCGCCCGACCGGCTGA
- a CDS encoding DUF6401 family natural product biosynthesis protein, whose protein sequence is MRVPFNRVATPAVTDSADAVLAALAASLGTAGLAAAAARPGLLAEVDQHAAAVRDSLDGDARPLTRAALAGYVEGVRSAAREHGWRAPQGPTDWSEPDWLLTRLLAVCALAESLPARPPAAPPR, encoded by the coding sequence ATGCGTGTGCCGTTCAACCGGGTGGCGACCCCCGCCGTCACGGACTCCGCCGACGCCGTCCTCGCCGCGCTGGCCGCCTCCCTCGGCACCGCCGGGCTCGCCGCCGCGGCGGCCCGCCCCGGGCTGCTCGCCGAGGTCGACCAGCACGCGGCGGCCGTACGCGACAGCCTCGACGGGGACGCCCGGCCGCTGACCCGCGCCGCGCTCGCCGGGTACGTCGAGGGCGTGCGGTCGGCCGCCCGGGAGCACGGCTGGCGCGCCCCGCAGGGGCCGACCGACTGGTCCGAGCCGGACTGGCTGCTCACCCGGCTGCTGGCGGTCTGCGCGCTGGCGGAGTCCCTGCCCGCCCGTCCCCCGGCCGCGCCGCCCCGCTGA